Proteins encoded in a region of the Triticum dicoccoides isolate Atlit2015 ecotype Zavitan chromosome 3A, WEW_v2.0, whole genome shotgun sequence genome:
- the LOC119268715 gene encoding flap endonuclease 1-A-like isoform X1, which produces MKKGTLDERKLKRQTAEHEFRGIAGLQAAEDIRRTSSVSSVSRLTKKPRVDVASQAYCVQSLINDKDVLEDPSKAAKMKELIKRTTKLTNTHLNDCKRLFGLIGVPVVEAPGEAEAQCVQLCKESKAHAVASEDLDCLPLGTPLLLRNFKADQPVEEYNTTNVLKGLKLSLEEFLDLCILCGCDYCEKIEGMESKEALHLIREHRSIEEILKNTESRFQIPDDWPYAKARELFRDPDVTKDVADLQWTAPKEKELITFLVGEHDFSQDRVELVVKRINNARSLRSQPRIKSFFKRVLPKKTQPTVERFFKPT; this is translated from the exons ATGAAGAAGGGAACACTTGATGAAAG AAAATTAAAGAGACAGACTGCAGAACATGAATTCAGAGGCATTGCTGGGCTTCAGGCAGCTGAAGATATCAGGAGGACTAGTTCTGTCTCTAGCGTTTCTCGACTAACAAAGAAACCAAG GGTTGACGTTGCTTCACAAGCCTATTGCGTACAATCTTTGATCAACGACAAAGATGTACTTGAGGATCCAAGTAAAGCTGCAAAGATGAAAGAATTGATAAAAAGGACAACGAAG CTCACAAACACACACTTAAATGATTGTAAAAGGTTGTTTGGACTTATCGGTGTTCCTGTCGTAGAG GCTCCCGGTGAAGCAGAAGCCCAGTGCGTCCAGTTATGCAAAGAGAGCAAG GCGCATGCTGTTGCCTCGGAAGACTTGGACTGTCTTCCGCTCGGGACGCCATTACTTCTTCGGAACTTTAAGGCTGATCAACCTGTGGAGGAATACAATACCACCAAT GTGTTAAAGGGATTAAAGCTCTCTCTGGAAGAGTTTCTTGATCTTTGTATTCTATGTGGTTGTGATTATTGTGAAAAAATTGAAG GAATGGAGAGCAAAGAGGCATTGCATCTCATTCGTGAACACCGTAGTATAGAAGAAATTTTGAAGAATACAGAAAG CAGGTTCCAAATTCCTGATGATTGGCCTTATGCAAAAGCTCGGGAGTTATTCAGGGACCCTGATGTTACAAAAGATGTTGCTGACCTTCAGTGGACTGCACCTAAAGAAAAG GAACTCATTACGTTTTTAGTAGGTGAGCATGATTTCAGTCAAGATCGTGTGGAACTG gtagTAAAAAGGATTAATAATGCGAGATCTCTAAGATCGCAACCAAG AATCAAAAGCTTTTTCAAGCGAGTGTTACCTAAGAAGACACAACCGAC CGTTGAAAGATTTTTCAAGCCAACATGA
- the LOC119268715 gene encoding flap endonuclease 1-A-like isoform X2 has translation MKKGTLDERKLKRQTAEHEFRGIAGLQAAEDIRRTSSVSSVSRLTKKPRVDVASQAYCVQSLINDKDVLEDPSKAAKMKELIKRTTKLTNTHLNDCKRLFGLIGVPVVEAPGEAEAQCVQLCKESKAHAVASEDLDCLPLGTPLLLRNFKADQPVEEYNTTNVLKGLKLSLEEFLDLCILCGCDYCEKIEGMESKEALHLIREHRSIEEILKNTERFQIPDDWPYAKARELFRDPDVTKDVADLQWTAPKEKELITFLVGEHDFSQDRVELVVKRINNARSLRSQPRIKSFFKRVLPKKTQPTVERFFKPT, from the exons ATGAAGAAGGGAACACTTGATGAAAG AAAATTAAAGAGACAGACTGCAGAACATGAATTCAGAGGCATTGCTGGGCTTCAGGCAGCTGAAGATATCAGGAGGACTAGTTCTGTCTCTAGCGTTTCTCGACTAACAAAGAAACCAAG GGTTGACGTTGCTTCACAAGCCTATTGCGTACAATCTTTGATCAACGACAAAGATGTACTTGAGGATCCAAGTAAAGCTGCAAAGATGAAAGAATTGATAAAAAGGACAACGAAG CTCACAAACACACACTTAAATGATTGTAAAAGGTTGTTTGGACTTATCGGTGTTCCTGTCGTAGAG GCTCCCGGTGAAGCAGAAGCCCAGTGCGTCCAGTTATGCAAAGAGAGCAAG GCGCATGCTGTTGCCTCGGAAGACTTGGACTGTCTTCCGCTCGGGACGCCATTACTTCTTCGGAACTTTAAGGCTGATCAACCTGTGGAGGAATACAATACCACCAAT GTGTTAAAGGGATTAAAGCTCTCTCTGGAAGAGTTTCTTGATCTTTGTATTCTATGTGGTTGTGATTATTGTGAAAAAATTGAAG GAATGGAGAGCAAAGAGGCATTGCATCTCATTCGTGAACACCGTAGTATAGAAGAAATTTTGAAGAATACAGAAAG GTTCCAAATTCCTGATGATTGGCCTTATGCAAAAGCTCGGGAGTTATTCAGGGACCCTGATGTTACAAAAGATGTTGCTGACCTTCAGTGGACTGCACCTAAAGAAAAG GAACTCATTACGTTTTTAGTAGGTGAGCATGATTTCAGTCAAGATCGTGTGGAACTG gtagTAAAAAGGATTAATAATGCGAGATCTCTAAGATCGCAACCAAG AATCAAAAGCTTTTTCAAGCGAGTGTTACCTAAGAAGACACAACCGAC CGTTGAAAGATTTTTCAAGCCAACATGA